The proteins below are encoded in one region of Antennarius striatus isolate MH-2024 chromosome 7, ASM4005453v1, whole genome shotgun sequence:
- the LOC137599196 gene encoding importin-13-like — protein sequence METPGRIVATPDALDFTVENVEKALHQLYYDPNIENKNLAQKWLMQAQVSPQAWQFCWALLNPDKVPEIQYFGASALHTKISRYWSDIPTDQYESLKTQLFSQIACFSSGSKMVLTRLCVALASLALNTMPEAWPGAVAEMVRVFQEEGGGVDGRARCLALLELLTVLPEEFQTSRLPQYRKGQVRGALGREWGSVCPLLQQLLRRTDSPAAVKARVLRCLSSWVLLDVPLSESEDLVHDCFSALPDPELFDTAVEAIVNAISQPDSQRYVNTLLKLVPQVLALQEQLREAVQNGDMETCHGICRIAVTLGENHSRTLLEQVDHWQSFLALVNMIMFCTGIPGHYPVNETTSSLTLTFWYTLQDEIMSFESEKQGVYLQVYRPVYFQLVDVLLHKAQFPSDHEYSSWSSDEKEQFRIYRVDISDTLMYVYEMLGAELLSNLYDKLGRLLTNTEQPTSWQHTEALLYGFQSIAETIDVNYSDVIPGLIGLIPRISINNVQLADTVMFTIGALAEWLADHPVMLSSVLPLVLQALGNPDLSVSSVSTLKKICRECKYDLPPYATNIVAVSQEVLIKQIHKTSQCMWLMQALGFLLSALPVEDILRNLHSLITPYIQQLEKLADETPNPSNKLAIIHILGLLSNLFTTLDISKQDDESADSSAPPVKTSPPPPGPNPVVVVLQQVFALIQTVLSKWLNDSQVVEAVCAIFEKSVKTLLHDFAPMVSQLSEMLGQMYSTIPQASALDLTRQMVHIFASETDHFPPIKALFELVTSVTLSIFQQGPRDHPDIVDSFMQLQAQALKRKPDLFLSETLDVKAVFHCGILSLKFPEAPTVKSTCFFFTELLPNCSDVPTLARVVQEDGKLLIQAVLEGIGGGTSRNLMDQFAEVLFSLNKHCFSLLTVWLKEALQPPGFPSSRVTAEQKDNFSHQILRERVNKRRVKDIVKEFTLLCRGLHGTEYAAEY from the exons GCACTCCACCAGCTGTACTATGATCCCAATATAGAAAACAAGAATCTGGCCCAGAAATGGCTAATGCAGGCCCAAGTCTCTCCCCAGGCCTGGCAGTTCTGCTGGGCCCTACTGAACCCAGATAAG GTGCCAGAGATTCAGTATTTTGGTGCCAGTGCACTTCACACCAAGATCTCCCGCTACTGGTCGGACATCCCCACAGACCAGTACGAGTCTCTGAAGACCCAGCTGTTCTCCCAGATTGCTTGCTTCTCCTCTGGCTCCAAGATGGTTCTCACGCGGCTGTGTGTGGCACTCGCCTCTCTTGCACTCAACACAATGCCTGAGGCTTGGCCTGGTGCGGTGGCGGAGATGGTGCGAGTGTttcaggaggaggggggaggggttgATGGACGGGCACGCTGCTTAGCGTTATTGGAGTTGCTCACTGTCCTGCCTGAGGAGTTCCAAACCAGCCGTCTGCCGCAGTACCGAAAAGGACAG GTTCGGGGTGCCCTTGGCCGAGAGTGGGGGTCAGTGTGTCCCTTACTGCAGCAACTACTGCGAAGGACAGATAGTCCCGCAGCAGTGAAGGCTCGCGTGCTGCGCTGCCTGTCATCGTGGGTGCTGCTGGACGTACCCCTCAGCGAGAGCGAAGACTTGGTGCATGACTGCTTCAGTGCCCTGCCTGACCCAGAGCTCTTTGACACAGCAGTCGAGGCAATAGTGAACGCCATCTCACAACCCGACTCCCAAAG ATATGTGAACACTTTGCTGAAACTGGTTCCTCAAGTGCTCGCCCTCCAGGAGCAGCTCAGAGAGGCGGTTCAAAATGGAGACATGGAGACCTGCCATGGTATCTGTCGTATTGCTGTTACACTGGGAGAAAACCACtcaag GACTCTGTTGGAGCAGGTCGACCACTGGCAGAGCTTCCTGGCTTTAGTCAACATGATAATGTTTTGTACAGGCATCCCCGGCCACTACCCAGTCAATGAGACCACCAGCTCACTCACACTCACCTTCTGGTACACTCTACAA GATGAAATAATGTCATTTGAGTCAGAAAAGCAGGGAGTTTATCTGCAGGTCTACAGGCCAGTGTATTTCCAGCTAGTGGATGTTCTGCTGCACAAAGCGCAGTTCCCTTCAGACCATGAATACTCATCCTGGTCTTCTGATGAGAAAGAGCAATTCAGGATCTACAG GGTGGATATTTCAGACACACTCATGTACGTATATGAGATGCTGGGAGCAGAGCTGCTCAGTAACCTGTATGATAAACTAGGGAGACTGTTGACAAATACAGAGCAACCCACATCATGGCAG CACACTGAGGCCTTGCTGTATGGCTTCCAGTCCATAGCAGAGACGATAGACGTGAACTACTCTGATGTCATACCAGGCCTGATAGGACTCATCCCAAGAATTAGCATCAACAATGTCCAACTAGCAGACACGGTGATGTTCACTATAG GTGCTTTGGCTGAATGGTTAGCGGACCACCCAGTGATGCTCAGCAGTGTTTTGCCTCTGGTGCTGCAGGCTTTAGGGAACCCAGACCTTTCTGTCTCTTCTGTCTCTACACTCAAGAAAATCTGTAGGGAGTGTAAATATGACCTACCACCCTACGCAACCAACATAGTAGCAGTCTCTCAG GAGGTGCTTATAAAGCAGATCCACAAG ACGAGTCAGTGTATGTGGCTGATGCAGGCTCTTGGCTTCCTGCTCTCTGCTCTCCCTGTGGAGGACATCTTGAGAAATCTTCACTCTCTAATCACCCCGTACATTCAACAACTGGAGAAGCTTGCAGATGAAACG cccAATCCCTCCAATAAATTAGCAATCATCCACATTTTGGGGCTCCTGTCCAACCTCTTCACTACACTCGACATCAGCAAGCAGGACGATGAGTCGGCAGACAGCTCAGCACCGCCTGTAAAAacatctccacctccacctggacCAAACcca GTGGTGGTGGTTTTGCAGCAAGTGTTTGCTCTCATACAGACGGTACTCAGTAAGTGGCTCAATGACTCGCAGGTTGTGGAG GCTGTGTGTGCCATCTTTGAAAAGTCGGTGAAGACTCTGCTCCATGACTTTGCTCCCATGGTATCTCAGCTTAGTGAGATGCTTGGGCAGATGTATAGTACAATTCCCCAGGCCTCAGCCCTTGACCTCACACGACAG ATGGTGCACATCTTTGCAAGTGAAACGGACCACTTCCCACCCATCAAGGCTCTATTTGAGCTGGTTACCTCGGTAACACTGTCTATCTTCCAACAAG gACCCAGGGATCATCCTGATATTGTTGATTCATTTATGCAACTCCAAGCTCAg GCCCTCAAACGGAAGCCCGATTTATTCTTGTCTGAGACTCTTGATGTGAAAGCAGTGTTCCACTGTG GAATTCTGTCGTTGAAATTCCCTGAGGCTCCAACAGTCAAGtcaacatgcttttttttt actgAGCTGTTACCTAACTGCTCAGACGTCCCAACGTTGGCCAGAGTGGTGCAGGAGGATGGGAAGTTGCTGATCCAAGCCGTGCTCGAG GGCATTGGGGGCGGGACGTCTCGGAACCTCATGGACCAGTTTGCAGAAGTGCTTTTTAGTCTGAACAAGCATTGCTTCTCTCTGCTCACTGTGTGGTTGAAGGAGGCGCTGCAGCCTCCCGGCTTCCCGTCATCACGCGTCACAGCTGAACAGAAAGACAACTTCTCGCATCAGATACTCAG AGAGCGGGTGAACAAAAGGAGGGTGAAGGACATAGTGAAGGAGTTCACACTATTGTGCAGAGGGCTCCATGGTACAGAGTACGCCGCTGAATACTGA